GTGACTAACTTCTTTAAATCAACCTTTACTTTTCCGTCACTTTCCTGATCTGCTTCTTTTATGGTCCCTGTACCTGTTCTGTTTCTCTCAATATTTCCTCCTTTCTGACTCACCATCTTCACAGCCTCTGCATATGTAATCTTATTCTGAACTCTTACCTGCTGTAtttctcttttcccttttcACCACTTCACATCCCCCATAAGACACACTGTGATTGCCACCACAGTTACAGCACTTTGGTTGTTCATGATCACATTGCCCATACTCATGATTTTCCCCACATCTGGCACATCTTCTTCTGCCTTTGCATGTCTTGGCTGTATGACCAAACCTTTGACAGTTGTAACACCTCATTGGCTTTGGCACGTATTCTCTTACAGTATAACTCAAGAAGCCTAGAGTCACTCTCTTTGGGAGCACTTCATCCTCAAATTCTAGTACAATATGTTCACTGTCTTTCCTCACTCCCTCTCGAGTTATCTGCAACCGCCGAGCACCTTTCAGGGTTCCACCTTTTAAGTTTGATTTAATTTCCTCCATTGTGACTCCAACTGGCACCCCCCAAATCACTCCTTTACTCCACTTACTTCCTCTTTCAACACGACTTATACTTACCACTTTAAACCGCCCTACTTCTTTCATCCTTCCAGCCTGATCTCTCTGTTCTTCATTCCtgcaaataatcaacagatttcCATCTTTCAAAACCTTAGCCATATGTATATCCCCAACCTGGTTCCTCAATACGGTTGTTAATTTCACCGGACTCATTGAGGAGATTCCCTTCTCCTCGCCAAATCTCAGTATAATTTTAAACTCCAGACCTTCCTGAGttctctcctcccttcctccacCAAAACCTCCACTACCCTTGATTTTCTTTGAGCTGTTACCGGCAAACTcactccctcttttctctctcattctctcactACCCTGACTTACCTCCATACTGTCATCACTTTCAACTATGTCAGAATCTCCCCACTCTGGTTCATTCACAACATAATTGTGCCGACCCATCACTGCTTTCTGCATCTCATTGGGTTTCCCCATTCTAGTAAGCTCTCCCCGCTTGAGTCCTCCTACTGACAAACGTGTCTTGATCCCAGGATCATCTGTCAGATTGCTctgattgtttttccacaaagttTTAACCATGTATCGCTGTCACCAACACTCAATCTAGCGTTTAGGTGCTGTTGGTAATAACAACAATTAAATCCCTCCCCCTTCTAGCATCAAAACCAGGCGTacgtctcaagtctcttattttatgtctcctcgctcctcgctcctcgcatgaaccggaagttgttcctgatgcgccaTTTTGACGATTTTGACAGGCGTCCCAAGGAGCAAGGAGCGcggagggatctctgaggagcgaggagagaggaaacatgagagTAGCCTTCCCGGAAGTCTTTTACTGGCCaacacgcccccttattggataccaattattgattggacgctgcacctgatctgactgatctgatacatcactgcagtttcataccgaagtggagacagattacagattaaatttaaatgtatcattcccaaattttatgttttaatgttttctgattaatcatatagttaaaaatctgtcaacaaaagaaccataaacaactttcttcatttattagaaagatttttttttcatgatgttatttcctccattaaactgtttcttgctggcagacagactcttcctggCTTTAatttttatccataataacagttaaacacacttatattttacatcatttgtcgtcatttccattcagtcacatgtgaggatgaaaattcctgagcgtcgggtGAAACATTTcaccaaatacatattttccagtgttcagaagacaccctgatcatattctgggttattgaatgatgaattcactatcaagattatcaaaaaatacagatgcaaataatcaataaatagtataaacgcattctgcgagtagaaatggttcctgtgtgtctgagcaggacacaggacacagtataaatacagaatgcaggcttttatttaggtgtttgttaaacaggtaacaggctgcagagagaaaacagctgctccaGTGGTGATAACCTTTATTAGTgtcagcacagtgcacatgtgtgcagacacaaacatcagaagtttctacagctgttaaagctgactgacagctgatccaactgtcgccgtcatcagaaacggacgtcaCTTTacatgacgcttcagaggagagggcgtctcatgtctcttaaaacaaatttcctcgtttcctctctcctcctttttacACCCTTATTCCCTATATTCACAGCTTTTCCcttgtacatgtatgtatcGGTATACTGTAGCCTACTGGTACACAAACACTTGAGTGAAGTCACAATgagtaaaatgcatttttgagtggagggggactttacaGAGGTGTGCGTTTTGTCTTTCATAACCAAAAGcacaagagcaaaagtgtaaggATCAAAGAGTGAGTTGATGTGTTCTAATGTAAGGTGCAACATGGCCACCAAACATATTCATTATGTATATTACAGTCTATAAGAACTCTACACTAAGAACTAAGAGCTCCTGTACTTGAAACCACAAGAAAATCAGAAACACCATACAATACAGTGTCTATATACAAGTCAAATAGTTTCTGcttaaaaatactaaaacaaatattgtataataaattattaataagttACTTTATGAACATATAGTAGGcagtttatacagtatatacatgcatacatcTATATGTATAGTATAAACAGCCTGCTTACCTTTGATAGCAAATTGATATACATGCTTTTGCACAACCTGTGTATGGTTTTGTTATGAGGACTAGCTGTTAAGCTATCCATCTGCATGCAGAGTCTTCATCCTCTTTAAtgaatgttttgatgatgatgaatctTTGATGTTGTGCTGTCTGCAAATTTCAGGACTTTGACTGACAGGTCtccagtatgtgtgtttgttgacttAGGGTGGGTGAGGAGTGTGAATGTGGGCTTATCAAACCTGCTGTAAAATGTTGTTGTCGGCCAGTGGATGGTTCTCCGCAGTGTGGAGAGATGATTTCCTGTAGCTGGTGATGACCTGCAGGCCTGGTGATGACTTGCAGGCCTCATACCatatattttctaaaatattctatatttatgtCATTTCTCAAAAATGAATCAATCCCACTATTAGGCCTAAGTGTTGATTGTGTAGCCACTGTGAGATAAAAAAGTCCTCATACCTCAGTGATAAAAATTGTCACTGCTTTCCAAAACAACGTGTATGAGCTGATCTGGTGCTCCCATCAGCAGGACATCATCATTTGTGAGTCTCTTTCAAAACCCAAATGTCTGTTATATAAATGACTCATGAGCATGTTCTGATTTGCCACTGCTATTGTTATAGTTTGGTATCGTTTTTTTAAGATTAGGTGCAGTTTAAGGAAAGACTGTGGGACTGTGGTCATggtttgaaataaaaatcaagGTTGACTGAGAATGTGAACCTCAAGCTCAAAGCCGGATATTACTTGATTAAGATGAGAAAAGGCCCTGTTGTGTTCTCATGCCTTCTCACAGAAGGCACCGTATACTTCTTTCTTTAGCAACAGTCCGTTTACATGTTGCAGAAGTCAGCAAGTCAGCTCTGTCCGTGTCTCTCGGTGGGCTGACTCAGTTCTGACGATTTATGCTGCCTTGTCAAAAAATGCTGCCATAGCGTAAATCGATAGCAGAGTCTATTTTTCAGagtattttctttaaaactgCTCGAATTACTTtactaaaataaaagtgtaatttATGTTTTACCATGTAAAAAAGAACCTTTTTTGAACTTATTGATAACATATGAACAGTACATGACACACATTACATTCTGCAGCAAAGCCAAAGCTACACACTTAAAGGTCAAAAAGCGCAATGAACAGatgttttttaatatattgcTCACCATCAACCACAGCTTTATGGGGGCGGAGTCCAAGATTGTTCTGCGCATGCACAAGTAGCACATCTGGATAGCAACTACTGCCAGGACCCCTGAAAATAGACTTTCGACAACTAGGGCGGCAGTCTGGTATCTCTCGGTAAGAAATGGCCCCTAAAACCATAAAACAGGCTTTAGAAGACATGCTGGAGGACCTGAAGCCAGAGGACTTCAAAAAGTTCTGCGCACAGCTTGTGGACCGCAGGAAAGAGCCGCGGGTCCGACGCAACAGGGTGGAGGGTAAAGACTTTCTGGATGTCGCGGACGTCTTGGTTTCAACTTTTACCGAACAGGGAGCTCTTGCTGTGGCTGACGAGGTCCTGAAGGACATTGGGTGCAGCAACGACGCAGAAAATCTCGGTAAACATCTTTACTTTATATGGATTGATGCAGAGTGGGAAAAAAACGAGGAGTCCGGTGTCAGGCTGCAAAACCTTGAACCCTTAATGTCTGCTTGCATATCAATTAGCGATAATTGACAGCACTTAAtcgaaaaagaaaaagaattagTAGGCTATATTCATTTGTTAATGAAGTTGaaaatttaagttaaaaacatttcaaatgacagTTAACCCGCGtctttttactttcactttcaatGACACGTGCCCAGCTGCAGCCAGCTGGTTCTTTTGGTGTCTTTCCCCCCTACCTTTATTATATAATGATGTAGGTACAGCTCAATGAGACACTATGAATGTAagaaaagtctgttttaaaGCCCATCTGAACACTGAGAAAGGTTTTcttcgctgtaatcattcctactgttcatactggccattgacagatcctcttcaaatgtgctttcagtgtaagtgatggggaccaaaatcaccacagtcatttttttgcagaaataaaAGTTGATCTGTAGCTTATATGAAGCTGGTACGTTATTGATAAGGGAAGTTAGTCATatgaagtggatatctgccacatttacagtttttatagCATCCAAttccctctgtgtttcctcagacagtgtttccttgttgagctgcagtggaagtatagtaacaaaaagggggactttggcactaaaaagactgtaatgttgttgatgtttggacagatgaagcttcatattggcttcagataaacctttatgTATGTAACTTAACTTTGTCAGAATCTTTTACAGCAAGATGGGATTATTACTTGGTCTTCTCGTGAGATTTGTCCATGATAAGAAAAATTTGTAATATCACcgaccagccttatcctttaaagtctTTCCTCAAACTACactgaacaaaaatataaacacttttgtttttgctcccATTTTTCAAGAGTTGAAATAAAAGGTCTAAGACTTtttctatacacacacaaaagaaaatatttctctcaaattttgaaagttttcaaaagcaaagaaaagatgTTGCAACTAACTATCCAATACAGAGACCCAGTACTACTCCCAGTCCATGTAAATTAAGcatttaatttgcatttgtgGTGAAAGTCTGGTTAGTTCCTTGATATTTAACACTTATTCATGCTTTTGTCACAAGGCAAGACACGGCAGGACAGTAATGATGTAAGTACCATGTATTTCTTATGCACTTTACAACCAATGGAGAGACATACAGAAAGGCAGTTCTATATTACAGTATAAACATTCAACAAAATTCTGctttgtttacatatttatattatgcCTCTTTCTTTTGCTGTTGTATATTAGAGGTATAAAATGGATGCCATCCCATGCGGACACTGTCTCATCATAAACAACGTGGAGTTTGAACCACAGACCAAGAAGGGCTATCGCACAGGGTCTGACATAGACTGCAACAAGCTGAAGAGAAGATTCAAGGCATTCAACTTTAATGTGGAAGTGAGGACAAACCTGAAACAAGAAGTAAGAATCAGTTCTTCTTTTTGAGTGTCTTAAACCAAATGTAAAGCTTGAAGCTCATGTCTGTGAAGATAACAGTtatctccacatttcagcaaaTCAAAGATGAACTGACAGCGTTGTCTAAGAAAGACCATTCCCAGTATGACTGCTGTGTGGTTATCATACTGTCCCATGGGACAGAGGTAAGATGTCCTTTTTTTCTTAGAGCAATCCACATTGATTATTATATCACAATCATAATCACAATAAAAGTTGCTGTATCACATGCAGATTACTACATACCCAGTCTTTGAAATTAATGTTATACCAGCTATTAAAGGTGTCCATTTAACCACCAATTTTATACAGAAAGCTCCATTTACTCATCATCTTTTGTGACTCTGGAGGAGTTTGGTCAAAGTTTGAGACTTGAAATTTATTACAAAGTCTATACTGCAAAGTGGGAGTAGGTCATTTTTGTTAAACATGGGCATTTACCACCTAGAGATGGttgaataaacaaaataacactGTCAACTTGCATTAATGGAGGTGTAGGATCTAGTGGTTTGGGTCCTTGACCTATATTAGGCATTAAAGGTAAGgatatctctgcctctgctgcttttaatACAGCCATTCTTTTTTTAGTCTGGAGggtcccccaactttatggaagtgtaGTACCAAATAGCTGGAGCACCCCGTTATGTCCGCTTTTGTGTGCAGAGGCAAGAGTCGTTAAATAAATCCTACCAGAGTTTAGATCCAGATGACTGCGAAGACCTAATGTATGCTCGTATCTACTATATAGGTGCCTCACAACAACATCCCTGGTGCCGTGTATGGTGTGGACGGAGAGCTTGTCCCAATTGAGTCCATTACAAACTACCTCAACGACCAGCATTGCCCATCTTTACAAGGCAAACCCAAACTTTTCTTCATCCAGGCCTGTGGAGGAGGTAGCTAATCTTTAATGCTGGATAACTCAAAGTAACAATATCATGTGTAAAATGCATAATCCTACATGCAACATTCAAAGGTTAAACAGgggaatgtttgtttttgttcttgagGTAAAAAAGACATAGGCTTTGAGGTGTCCCCCAATGGTGTTGAACCATCCACtagtggagcagatgaccagaTGGACAACATTCCAATGTCCTCCAGCAGCGACTCTTCCAGCATGTCCACCCTAAGTGACATTCTGGTGTCCTACTCTACTTTTCCCGGTATGTTTGTTTAATAATAACAGTCTTTCAGATGCAAGTCACAGATATTGATAGACTTGACTTGCTAAGTGTGTCTGTCTTCCTAATGCCTCTGTGACAAATACAGGTTATGTGTCTTGGAGAGTCCCTCAGTCAGGTTCCTATTACGTAGAGACTTTGGACCGCATCCTTGAGGAAAAGGCTGCTACCGTTGACTTGCTCGGAATGTTAACAATGGTGAGCTTCTCTTATTACTACATACCAGTAAAATTAGCTGGAGCCGTATTGAATCCTCATGAACATTTATGaaatcatcatacacacacctaAATATTGACTGCTCATTTCCAGGTGTGCAACGAAGTCTGCAAAAAGTCTGCAAACAGGATCTACAAgcaaatatctggttcttttgAATCTCTCTGCAAAAGTCTCTACTTTCAAACCAAAGAATAGAGGCAATGTTAAGCTTGACAAAACTCTGTTAAACCTTCAGGAAATGTTAGTCTATAGACTCTAATCATGTCTTATTGTACATTTGTATTGTCTGTCATGccttactgtgtttttaaaagttaaatgaaCTTTTTAGGGATATATGTCATagattcatatatatatatatatatatatatatatatatatatatatatatatatatatatatatatatatatatatatatatatatatatatataatattatataattggctaaaatgcctgaatcaagagtaagcctcttaagaagaggtttaattacagctactttaaaggactgtggtacatagcctgttactaaagactgattgatcatatctagtcaagaagtgctaactaagggtaaggcttccttaagcaacctagttgggatggggtctaagagacaggttgatggtttagctgaacaaatcgttgaagttagttcagaaaagtcgactcgagaaaaacagtccaaatgtatgtcaggatttacagctgtttctaaggtgcctgtgtttggggagaaaacggtgcctgttgagggaaggaggtggttaattttgtctctaatagttagaatgaTGAGATGAGATTTCAAGGATACCTTTTagtcttttatttctcttcacTACCATATCACAGCTGCAATGATTTCATagtattatattttcatttcattttatcttaCTTTTATTGAAGTAatcaagtgggttttattttccatcttttgttacattaatgtttttttttgttttcttttcatgttttatgttttttttatgtccttTTCATGTTTAGCACTTGGTGtgtgtaatttcttttgttgtaaagtgctttgaactgcatttcttgtatgaaaggtgctatagaaattaaagttattattgtattattattgttgttgttgttgttgttgttgctgttgttattattattatcatcatcatcatcattattattattattatcatcatcatcattattattattataaaattagAAATGGTAccattgtgtttgtatttcaatcacatcacatcaataCACAGTTTAATATCATAAACTGCAAACAATTAAACCACTCTAAAACAAGCCATTGGACATAAACATCACCATGATGTTTCCCATACCAAATAGTATGTATTTGGGAGACTTTGACATGACAACATTAGGAGTCCATTTGTTGTTCTAATTCATCAGTCTCTCAGAAAATCTTTAATTGATTCAGCCATAGTCTTGCCTTATTATCATAGTATTAGGCCTATACATAAAAAGGGGGAGAACATGTAAAATAtagctttaaaatgacattatggaaattatttttttcctcacaaagCTGATTTAATTTAACTGAATACATTGGAtaatttttcacacacactcatcacaACATTAAGATATATTTTAACCCAACAATTATTTAGCCTGAATTTGAGAGCAAAAATGGCATAAATCTAACAATGTAATCTGTTAAAGGATTCGCTATAGTATGCCCGAGACACACTCCACCCAAACCTACCTAtaattcaacaaaataaaagcaacatcATCTGTTTTACATAGACTGTGCCAGTTATGCTCGCAACTGGTGTATTGTACTTACTTGAAGGGTCGGTGGAACAAGGTCGAAGAAAACGACAAAAAGTACAGGAATCAGGTGGCCAGATGCTTCTTCAACATTACTCAAGAGATAATATACCGAATATTAACTATGCCAccctgaattcaaaatgttacttttgtaaaaatgcagaagcattatcagcaaaatgtacttgatgtatcaaaagtaaaagtactcactATGCAGAATGTCATCTTTAAAAGTGTTGTTATTATAGAATATTAcaaaaatcattacaaaaatatgtgtaagaatattttaatgttgtggttGATCAATGTGGAGCCAGATCTAGATACTTTGTATACCACTGGGTATATTAGTAGGACAGTACTGCATCAGTACTGTATCctatacatgtttttttttaataagaaaagTAACTAAGGGTCAAAATGTAATGAAgtataaagtacagtatttgcctctgaaatgtagtgaaatagAAGTAAAAAATAGCACTAAATGGATATTGTAACTGACCACTGATTTTACAGTCTATAAATCCGCAGATGCCTTCTATTTCTATTTTGATTTGCATCCGTTGTTTATGTATTCCTTGTTTGTAGTTGTTATTTGAtagttaaatgtttgtgttttgaattgGACAGCTCATCCTACATAGTTGCTTGTATTTCCCTCAGGGTGGCAGACAATCCCTTTGCTGGGTGCCCGTGCTAGGTTGACTAAGTGAGCCTGTATATTGGGTCTACTCACCTGCTGATGTAACATTCATTAGCCCGGCGTGCTCGGCGCAGACACTTGCAGAAGAGATGAGCGATATTAATGCTATTCAGATGGCAAGCAGATGAATCCAGGGTCGCGACGAAGACAAACTATCCGAAATTTTGGTTAACACCCTTGGTGAGCGGAATGAGGTAAGGCAGCCTTAATTGCCTTTACTGCAGGTACCGTGGGTTTGAGTTGTCCATTCAAATTGTTTGAACGTTtcgtttgttttgttgttttctttgtttcgTTCGTTTCATTTGTTTGCGTTCTTAGCGTGCAGCgtgggtttttgtgtgtgtgtgtgtgaatttaaatgtttatttatttgaggGAAAGGTTATTTAGAGTTTGACAGAGTGAGAGTAATGTATTTATGTACTGTAATGTGTGGGATTTGTCTGTTTATTCACTGAGTCTGGTATGAATTTGGATTTGAATGCAGTTTAGCCAGCTTTGTAGGAGGGTTGAATTTAATTTACACAATGTTTGCACTCGGTGTATGCCTTTACTGACAGGACATTAGTACTATTAAGAGAGGCTGTTGTCAGTCTAATCTAGTGACTACTTTTAATAGTTGTTTGATTCAGTTTATTGTTTGCgtattgtattttttgatacAACTGAAAACCGTAGATAAATATGGATtctaattttgtgttttgtatatttttctataGTTTTCACGGTGCTTTTCATGGTGCAACGAGATGGTGACTAATtatgagaaataaacaaaccatgaaGCATCAGTTTGGGACTCTCCGTGTGCTTGCTCAACTAAGCCAAGGGCTGTTACAGatatactcaagtaaagtacaagtatgtcaaaattgtacttacagtacttgagtaaatgtacttagttacattccaccactgccaAAAGGATCATTCATTAGTGGCTACGATATT
This sequence is a window from Thunnus thynnus chromosome 10, fThuThy2.1, whole genome shotgun sequence. Protein-coding genes within it:
- the LOC137191010 gene encoding caspase-9-like: MAPKTIKQALEDMLEDLKPEDFKKFCAQLVDRRKEPRVRRNRVEGKDFLDVADVLVSTFTEQGALAVADEVLKDIGCSNDAENLGKTRQDSNDRYKMDAIPCGHCLIINNVEFEPQTKKGYRTGSDIDCNKLKRRFKAFNFNVEVRTNLKQEQIKDELTALSKKDHSQYDCCVVIILSHGTEVPHNNIPGAVYGVDGELVPIESITNYLNDQHCPSLQGKPKLFFIQACGGGKKDIGFEVSPNGVEPSTSGADDQMDNIPMSSSSDSSSMSTLSDILVSYSTFPGYVSWRVPQSGSYYVETLDRILEEKAATVDLLGMLTMVCNEVCKKSANRIYKQISGSFESLCKSLYFQTKE